The Blattabacterium cuenoti genome includes a region encoding these proteins:
- the cysK gene encoding cysteine synthase A — MKVDSILKTIGNTPHVRLNKLYPNHQVWMKLEKNNPGGSIKDRIALSMIEDAEKKGALHKGDLIIEPTSGNTGIGLAMVCSVKGYSLILVMPESMSVERRKLFSIFGAKFILTPREDGMKGSIKKAEELIDTIPNSWMPKQFDNISNPNIHRETTAKEIIDDFPEGIDYFITGVGTGGHITGIGEVLKKKYPNLKIFSVEPVESSVIFGGEANSHFLQGLGAGFIPSILNVKILDGSFLVSKEDAFIFVRKIAKKEGILVGISTGAVLSAIDQQLSNFSEKSIILTFNYDTGERYLSVDNLFL; from the coding sequence ATGAAAGTTGATAGTATTTTAAAAACTATTGGAAATACACCTCATGTTCGTCTGAATAAATTATATCCGAACCACCAAGTCTGGATGAAATTAGAAAAAAATAATCCAGGAGGAAGTATAAAAGATAGAATAGCTTTATCGATGATAGAAGATGCTGAAAAAAAAGGAGCGCTTCATAAAGGAGATCTTATTATAGAACCTACTTCTGGAAATACAGGGATAGGATTAGCTATGGTTTGTTCTGTTAAAGGTTATAGTCTTATTTTAGTAATGCCAGAATCTATGAGTGTTGAAAGAAGAAAATTATTTTCCATTTTCGGAGCAAAATTTATCTTGACTCCAAGAGAAGATGGAATGAAGGGGTCTATTAAAAAAGCAGAAGAACTAATTGATACAATTCCTAATTCATGGATGCCGAAACAATTTGATAATATATCTAATCCCAATATTCATAGAGAGACAACAGCAAAAGAAATCATAGATGATTTTCCTGAAGGAATAGATTATTTTATTACAGGAGTTGGAACTGGTGGACATATTACTGGGATAGGAGAAGTATTAAAAAAAAAATATCCGAATCTAAAAATTTTTTCAGTGGAACCTGTGGAGTCTTCAGTGATATTTGGAGGAGAGGCAAATTCACATTTTTTACAAGGATTAGGTGCTGGTTTTATTCCTTCCATTTTGAATGTCAAAATATTAGATGGATCTTTTTTAGTCTCAAAAGAAGATGCTTTTATTTTTGTTCGTAAAATAGCAAAAAAAGAAGGAATTCTTGTTGGAATCTCTACAGGAGCAGTCCTGTCTGCTATAGATCAACAATTATCTAATTTTTCCGAAAAATCTATAATATTGACGTTTAATTATGATACTGGAGAAAGATATCTGTCAGTTGATAATCTTTTTTTATGA
- a CDS encoding diflavin oxidoreductase has protein sequence MFSFIKLNKMLSESNNKTFFKLIKESSIEEIIWMCGYMSGLLSSNTKKSYNKLNKEEKITEKKITLVYGTETGNAKNLAFDIYQKAKNKKLQMKLISLDQYRLQDLEKEDYLFVIISTHGEGEPPSSARSFFDFIHKNQNLSINKLKYSVLALGDKSYSYFCKAGVDVDKRLHNIGAIRIIPLHKCDVDYEEESDKWFFEILNFFQKKKYEQNTKDRRKKVCGKVLNNILLSDKKRGSNKEIYHIEISVQNEIKYLPGDSIGIFPENPSNETYNIIEYLSKDRKNEEYEKNIFNIIKKELNIFHLSDNFLRKYSFLSEKKNIPYNQKWKLIDLLKEFPIKKEFSLRDLIKIMDPIKPRFYSISSSPKAHHNEIHITVSRHRFQLNGETVYGHCSDFLSKLKEGEKFSFFIHRNQLFRLPKNPEIDIILIGPGTGIAPFRSFLYEREAMEATGRNWLFFGDQHFYADFLYQTEIQNWKRKGIINRVNLSFSRDQGKRIYVQDKIWENRTEFFSWIKNGAYIYVCGKKTPMSIDVEKMIFRVIEKEGGKDPEYFIKEMKKDGRYLKDVY, from the coding sequence ATGTTTTCTTTTATAAAATTAAATAAAATGTTATCTGAATCAAATAACAAAACATTTTTTAAGTTAATCAAAGAGTCCTCTATAGAAGAGATTATTTGGATGTGTGGATATATGTCTGGATTATTATCTTCTAATACTAAAAAATCTTATAATAAATTAAATAAAGAGGAAAAAATAACGGAGAAAAAAATAACGTTAGTTTATGGAACGGAAACAGGAAATGCCAAAAATTTAGCTTTTGACATTTATCAAAAAGCCAAAAATAAAAAGTTGCAAATGAAATTGATAAGCTTAGATCAATATCGTTTGCAAGATTTAGAAAAAGAAGATTATTTATTCGTAATAATTAGTACACATGGAGAAGGAGAGCCTCCTTCTTCCGCAAGATCTTTTTTTGATTTTATTCATAAAAATCAAAATCTTAGTATAAATAAATTGAAATATAGTGTGTTAGCTTTAGGAGATAAATCTTATTCTTATTTTTGTAAAGCAGGAGTTGATGTAGATAAACGTTTGCATAACATAGGAGCAATCAGAATCATTCCATTGCATAAATGTGATGTAGATTATGAAGAAGAATCCGATAAATGGTTTTTCGAAATTTTGAATTTTTTTCAAAAAAAAAAATATGAACAAAATACAAAAGATAGAAGAAAAAAAGTATGTGGAAAAGTTTTGAATAATATACTTTTAAGTGATAAAAAAAGAGGGTCTAATAAAGAAATTTATCATATTGAAATTTCTGTTCAAAATGAAATTAAATATCTTCCGGGTGATTCTATAGGCATTTTTCCTGAAAACCCTTCGAATGAAACATATAATATTATAGAGTATCTATCAAAAGATAGAAAAAATGAAGAATATGAAAAAAATATATTTAATATTATCAAAAAAGAATTGAATATTTTTCATTTATCAGATAATTTTTTAAGAAAATATTCTTTTTTATCTGAAAAAAAAAATATTCCTTATAATCAAAAATGGAAACTAATTGATCTTTTGAAAGAATTTCCTATAAAAAAGGAATTTTCATTAAGAGATTTAATAAAAATAATGGACCCTATAAAACCAAGATTTTATTCCATTTCTTCTTCTCCTAAAGCTCATCATAATGAAATACATATTACTGTATCTCGTCATCGATTTCAATTGAATGGAGAAACTGTATATGGTCATTGCTCTGATTTTTTATCTAAGTTAAAAGAAGGAGAAAAATTCTCTTTTTTTATTCATAGGAATCAATTGTTTAGATTACCAAAAAATCCTGAAATAGACATAATTCTTATTGGTCCCGGAACAGGAATAGCTCCTTTTCGTTCTTTTTTATATGAAAGAGAAGCGATGGAAGCAACGGGAAGAAATTGGTTATTTTTTGGAGATCAACATTTTTATGCAGATTTTTTGTATCAAACAGAAATACAAAATTGGAAAAGAAAAGGAATTATTAATCGTGTAAATCTCTCTTTTTCGAGAGATCAAGGAAAAAGAATATATGTACAAGATAAAATATGGGAAAATAGAACAGAATTTTTTTCATGGATAAAAAATGGAGCATACATCTATGTTTGTGGAAAAAAAACTCCTATGAGCATAGATGTTGAAAAAATGATATTTCGTGTAATAGAGAAAGAAGGAGGAAAAGATCCAGAATATTTTATAAAAGAAATGAAAAAAGATGGAAGATATTTAAAAGACGTATACTAA
- a CDS encoding TSUP family transporter yields the protein MMINKEKNKLFPIFLHLDKLSLLIVGGGKTALEKLNTILRNSPDTKINLIADQINQKIYQTAKLFSFIKLNKKFYVSSDLENMDIIIVAVNDPILSEKIKKDAKRMHKLVNVPDKPDLCDFYMGSIVQKGNLKIAISTNGKSPTIAKRLKEIFIDVLPHELDDVLINMCEIRKKLKGNFEYKVKILNSITEKWVIKKTSLKKKKSQKNLIKYLFLIIGFIIIISFFLQILTKSFFFQKILDHFNQSFLYLMFTGFFAQLVDGAIGMGYGLTCTTILLSFGIPLPSISASIHTAEIFSSGISGLSHYKMGNVNKKLFKILLIPGVIGSIVGAFFLAKFGESYATYIKPMLASYTFFFGVKILLKTWKKDHKKTSNIGLLAGCGGFLDSFVGGGWGPFVTSTLISKGRTPKYVIGSVSLSEFFVTLSSTLTFLSLLGINYWKIVFGLVFGGLFAAPLAAKISGKLPIKIMCHSIGILVIIWSVRILYNCFFN from the coding sequence ATGATGATAAATAAAGAGAAGAATAAATTGTTTCCTATTTTTTTACATTTAGATAAACTTTCTCTTTTGATTGTTGGTGGAGGAAAAACGGCTTTAGAAAAATTAAATACCATATTAAGAAATAGCCCTGATACAAAAATTAATTTAATAGCTGATCAAATAAATCAAAAGATTTATCAAACAGCTAAATTATTCAGTTTTATAAAATTAAATAAAAAATTTTATGTTTCTTCTGATTTGGAAAATATGGATATTATTATTGTTGCTGTAAATGATCCTATCTTAAGTGAAAAAATAAAAAAAGATGCAAAAAGAATGCATAAGTTAGTTAATGTTCCTGATAAACCTGATCTTTGTGATTTTTATATGGGATCTATCGTCCAAAAAGGAAATTTAAAGATAGCTATTTCTACTAATGGAAAATCTCCTACAATAGCTAAACGTTTAAAAGAAATTTTTATAGATGTGTTACCACATGAATTAGATGACGTCTTGATAAATATGTGTGAAATACGAAAAAAATTAAAAGGAAATTTTGAATATAAAGTGAAAATTCTCAATTCAATAACTGAAAAATGGGTTATTAAAAAAACATCATTGAAAAAAAAGAAATCACAAAAAAATTTAATAAAATATTTATTTCTTATAATAGGATTTATTATTATCATAAGTTTTTTTCTACAGATCTTAACAAAAAGTTTTTTTTTTCAAAAAATATTGGATCATTTTAATCAAAGTTTTTTATATTTAATGTTTACTGGTTTTTTTGCACAACTTGTTGATGGAGCCATAGGAATGGGGTATGGTCTAACTTGTACGACCATATTGCTTTCTTTTGGGATACCACTTCCTTCAATCAGCGCTAGTATACATACTGCAGAGATATTTTCCAGCGGAATATCTGGATTGAGTCATTATAAAATGGGAAATGTAAATAAAAAGTTATTTAAAATATTACTTATCCCAGGAGTTATTGGTTCTATTGTTGGAGCTTTTTTTCTTGCTAAATTTGGAGAAAGTTACGCAACTTATATTAAACCCATGTTAGCTTCTTATACTTTTTTCTTTGGAGTTAAAATTTTGTTAAAAACATGGAAAAAGGATCACAAAAAAACTAGTAATATAGGATTGCTTGCAGGATGTGGAGGTTTTTTAGATTCTTTTGTAGGAGGAGGATGGGGTCCTTTTGTTACTAGCACTTTAATATCAAAGGGAAGAACTCCAAAATATGTTATAGGATCGGTAAGTTTATCTGAATTTTTTGTAACTCTTTCGAGTACTTTGACTTTTCTTTCTTTATTAGGAATAAACTACTGGAAAATAGTTTTTGGATTAGTTTTTGGAGGGTTATTTGCTGCTCCTTTAGCAGCAAAGATATCCGGTAAGCTTCCTATAAAAATTATGTGTCATTCTATAGGAATTTTGGTGATTATATGGAGTGTGAGGATTTTGTATAATTGTTTTTTCAATTAA
- the cobA gene encoding uroporphyrinogen-III C-methyltransferase, with protein MTTKKVIFISAGPGDPDLITVKAMNHLKKSEIVLVDRLVSPEIIKKYSNYKRKFVFVGKNSIQKTDFSQKKINKILIHYALKGKYVVRLKGGDVSIFSNIMDELMELKKYDIPYEIIPGVTSALGAAAYAGIPLTARGYASSVRFITLHNPDSINSNQWIDFIKTKDTLVFYMCIQKLYEVFDKLTKNKDFFCMNKLVAIIEQATTPMQKVYTSHLYNCKKLIKEKNHFMSPSLVILGKIVGLHHYFKWFFNSDVLDKKNYFE; from the coding sequence ATGACAACAAAAAAAGTAATTTTTATTTCAGCAGGACCAGGAGATCCTGATTTGATTACTGTAAAAGCTATGAATCATTTGAAAAAATCAGAAATAGTTTTGGTTGATCGTCTTGTGAGTCCTGAAATTATTAAAAAATATTCTAACTATAAAAGAAAATTCGTTTTTGTGGGAAAAAATTCCATACAAAAAACTGATTTTTCTCAAAAAAAAATCAACAAGATATTAATTCACTATGCTTTGAAAGGAAAATATGTAGTTAGATTAAAAGGAGGAGATGTTTCTATTTTTTCCAATATTATGGACGAATTAATGGAATTAAAAAAATATGATATTCCTTATGAAATTATTCCTGGAGTAACATCTGCTTTAGGTGCTGCTGCTTATGCTGGAATACCTCTTACAGCAAGAGGGTATGCTTCTTCTGTCCGTTTTATAACTCTTCATAATCCAGATTCTATCAATTCCAATCAGTGGATAGATTTTATCAAAACTAAAGACACTTTAGTTTTTTATATGTGCATTCAGAAATTATATGAAGTCTTTGATAAATTGACAAAAAACAAAGATTTTTTTTGTATGAATAAATTAGTAGCTATAATAGAACAAGCCACTACCCCTATGCAAAAAGTGTATACAAGTCATCTTTATAATTGTAAAAAATTAATAAAAGAAAAAAATCATTTTATGTCTCCTTCTTTAGTCATTTTAGGTAAAATTGTGGGGCTGCATCATTATTTCAAATGGTTTTTTAATTCTGATGTTTTGGATAAAAAAAATTATTTTGAGTGA
- a CDS encoding NADPH-dependent assimilatory sulfite reductase hemoprotein subunit: MKTSRITKEEKIKKESLGLRGTILESLQDELSGGIYNEDQVVIKFHGLYQQDDRDIREERSKKKLERLYSFMIRLRIPGGLINHKKWIAIHNISEKNSTGVIKITTRQTIQLHGLIKSKIRPTIQFFNIHKLDSIATCGDVNRNVVCSTYIDKKYSREKILNYATKISNMLLPKTNAYYDIWLDKNKIYEKKEDKDPLYKETYLPRKFKIAIAIPPNNDVDVFANDIGLIAILDKKSKILKGFNISVGGGLSTTHGNSKTYSRLGTVIGFSDSEDQILKIVYEILTIQRDYGNRSDRKLSRLKYTIDNYGINWFKKELENRIGFSLQEKKYFLFTERRDYFGWIQDYQKLWNYTFFIENGLIFDNENLKLKSALLKIAEYEICNFSFTCNQNLTLTHIDEKNKNKIQSIFRKYGIHDYMNGLSSIRKNSMACVAFNTCPLALAEGQRYFPSLISKIEIILNKYRLEKEDIIIRMTGCPNGCSRPYLAEIGFIGVSYGKYNLYLGANHEGTRLNKLYKKNMDESSILKELDQIFDCFQKEKFSGEKFGNFSIRKKWVV; this comes from the coding sequence ATGAAGACATCTCGGATAACAAAAGAAGAAAAAATAAAAAAAGAAAGCTTAGGACTTAGAGGAACTATTTTAGAGAGTTTACAGGATGAATTATCTGGAGGTATTTATAATGAAGATCAGGTTGTTATTAAATTTCATGGATTGTATCAACAAGATGATAGAGATATAAGAGAAGAAAGATCTAAAAAAAAATTGGAAAGATTATATTCTTTTATGATACGTCTTAGAATTCCAGGGGGGCTTATCAATCATAAAAAATGGATAGCTATTCATAATATTTCAGAAAAAAATTCAACTGGAGTTATTAAAATAACGACTAGACAAACAATTCAATTACACGGATTGATAAAATCTAAAATAAGACCAACTATTCAATTTTTTAATATTCATAAATTGGATTCTATTGCTACATGTGGAGATGTTAATAGAAATGTGGTATGCAGTACCTATATAGATAAAAAATACTCTCGTGAAAAAATTTTGAACTATGCTACTAAAATTAGCAATATGTTACTTCCTAAAACGAATGCTTACTATGATATTTGGTTAGATAAAAATAAGATATATGAAAAAAAAGAAGATAAAGACCCTCTTTATAAAGAAACTTATTTGCCTAGAAAATTCAAAATAGCTATAGCTATTCCTCCTAATAATGACGTTGACGTTTTTGCTAATGATATAGGTTTAATTGCTATCCTTGATAAAAAATCTAAAATATTAAAAGGTTTTAACATATCTGTTGGAGGCGGATTATCTACTACTCATGGGAATTCTAAAACCTATTCTAGGTTAGGAACTGTTATTGGTTTTTCTGATTCTGAAGATCAAATACTAAAAATAGTATATGAAATTTTGACTATCCAACGTGATTATGGAAACAGAAGCGATCGTAAATTATCCCGTTTAAAATATACTATAGATAATTATGGAATAAATTGGTTTAAAAAAGAATTAGAAAATAGAATTGGATTTTCTTTGCAAGAAAAAAAATATTTTCTTTTTACAGAAAGACGTGATTATTTTGGGTGGATTCAAGATTATCAAAAATTGTGGAATTATACATTTTTTATAGAAAATGGATTAATTTTTGATAATGAAAACTTGAAATTGAAATCTGCTTTGTTAAAGATAGCGGAATATGAAATATGTAATTTTTCATTTACTTGCAATCAAAATTTGACATTAACTCATATTGACGAAAAAAATAAAAATAAAATACAATCTATTTTTCGAAAATATGGAATTCATGATTATATGAATGGATTGTCTTCTATAAGAAAAAATTCTATGGCTTGTGTAGCGTTCAACACATGTCCTTTAGCTTTAGCAGAAGGACAACGTTATTTTCCTAGTTTGATATCTAAAATAGAAATTATTTTGAATAAATATAGATTGGAAAAAGAAGATATAATTATTCGTATGACCGGATGCCCTAATGGCTGTTCTCGTCCCTATTTAGCTGAAATAGGATTTATAGGAGTTTCTTATGGAAAATACAATCTTTATTTGGGAGCTAATCATGAGGGAACTCGTCTGAATAAACTTTATAAAAAGAATATGGATGAATCTTCTATTTTAAAAGAACTTGATCAAATTTTTGATTGTTTTCAAAAAGAAAAGTTTTCAGGAGAAAAATTTGGAAATTTTTCTATCAGAAAAAAATGGGTAGTTTAA